Proteins encoded together in one Tripterygium wilfordii isolate XIE 37 chromosome 14, ASM1340144v1, whole genome shotgun sequence window:
- the LOC120015433 gene encoding subtilisin-like protease SBT5.6 encodes MKFIFEFFFLLLPLLASCLNKQVYIVYLAEHKGNDTLYDKKEMHLSYLSSVKDAREEVGDSLLYSYTHSINGFAASLTPEEVFKLSHLEDVISVDESNPNEYTLDTTRSWEFLGLEGLTHERAHIWNQFSTGEEMLHKAKYGKNIIVGIIDTGIWPESESFRDEGMDRINPDLWNGICKDGIGFDSSHCNKKIIGARYYSKDFEARFGTIRSSENTKSPLDVDGHGTHIASIVAGQNIRGAEALGGFAHGTASGGAPMAYLAIYKVCWAIPSNKASGAKCLPADILAAIDDAIKDGVHILSISVGAPRPMPYERDHLSIGALRAVKNNIVVVCSAGNLGPESSTVKNVAPWLITVGASTIDRIFSGPLILGNGTEIMGQTVTPDELVNFYPLVGAIDVQNSNVDEDEDGQCLPGSLLPDKVKGKIVLCKSGEGRRTEKGSEVKRAEGVGFILENSEDMGDKDFQVDAHLLPAIALSTSDAEDVFEYIKSINNPTATIKKARMVIHNEPAPSVCSFSSRGPSIIDPYILKPDIVAPGLNILGAWSEASSPTKENDDHRKVKFNIRSGTSMATPHVAAVTSLLKAIHQSWSSAAIKSALMTTASQRNNEGSIIIDYDEYLASPFAYGSGHLRPEKAANPGLVYDISYTDYLIYLCSGGLKNIDALKKFDQNFDCPDTPIPLYNLNYPLLALPNISETIIVKRNVTNVGNPNSVYVFHVSGPLGFMVTASPKKLEFDHLGQTKSFEIKVTPIGYLTKHRKGDYSYGWYTWIDSFHDYEVRSVMVVSPS; translated from the exons ATGAAGTTTATTTTTGAattctttttccttctccttccGCTCTTAGCCTCATGTTTAAACAAACag GTTTACATAGTATATTTGGCTGAGCACAAAGGAAACGATACACTCTATGATAAAAAAGAGATGCATCTCTCATATCTTTCTTCAGTAAAAGATGCAAGGGAAGAAGTAGGAGATTCTCTTCTATACAGCTACACGCATAGTATCAATGGTTTCGCTGCATCCCTCACCCCGGAGGAAGTTTTCAAACTATCTC ATTTGGAAGATGTGATATCTGTAGATGAAAGCAACCCAAATGAATACACTTTAGATACTACAAGGTCATGGGAATTTTTGGGATTAGAAGGACTAACACACGAGAGGGCGCATATTTGGAATCAATTTAGCACCGGAGAAGAAATGCTCCACAAAGCTAAATACGGCAAGAATATTATTGTTGGAATCATTGACACCG GTATATGGCCGGAATCAGAGAGTTTTAGGGATGAGGGGATGGACCGCATCAATCCAGACTTATGGAATGGAATCTGTAAAGATGGAATTGGATTTGACTCCTCACACTGTAACAA GAAAATCATTGGAGCTAGATACTACTCCAAGGACTTTGAGGCACGGTTTGGCACAATAAGAAGCTCAGAGAACACCAAGTCACCACTGGACGTAGATGGCCATGGAACTCACATAGCCTCAATCGTGGCTGGCCAAAATATTAGAGGTGCAGAAGCCTTGGGAGGATTTGCACACGGGACTGCTTCTGGTGGTGCTCCAATGGCATACCTCGCAATATACAAAGTGTGTTGGGCTATACCTAGTAACAAAGCTAGCGGTGCCAAGTGCCTCCCAGCAGATATTCTAGCAGCCATCGATGATGCTATTAAAGATGGCGTTCACATTCTAAGTATATCTGTTGGGGCGCCAAGACCGATGCCTTATGAACGAGACCATCTCTCCATTGGTGCACTTCGTGCAGTGAAAAACAATATTGTGGTGGTGTGCTCTGCTGGAAACCTTGGTCCAGAATCAAGCACAGTGAAGAACGTGGCACCTTGGCTTATTACTGTGGGGGCTAGCACCATAGATCGAATATTTTCTGGGCCTCTAATATTAGGTAATGGCACGGAAATCATG GGACAAACAGTAACTCCGGATGAGCTGGTGAATTTCTACCCATTAGTAGGAGCAATAGATGTTCAAAATTCCAATGTTGACGAAGATGAAGatgg GCAATGTCTTCCTGGCTCTCTTTTACCTGACAAGGTTAAAGGAAAGATAGTGTTATGTAAAAGTGGAGAGGGCCGAAGAACAGAAAAAGGTTCAGAGGTCAAGAGGGCTGAGGGTGTTGGTTTCATCCTTGAAAATAGTGAAGACATGGGCGATAAGGATTTTCAAGTTGATGCCCATCTTCTTCCGGCCATTGCATTAAGCACCTCAGATGCGGAGGATGTCTTTGAGTACATCAAATCTATTAACAATCCCACAGCAACTATTAAAAAAGCAAGGATGGTGATACACAACGAACCAGCACCATCAGTGTGCAGTTTTTCAAGCAGAGGTCCAAGTATAATCGATCCTTACATCCTCAAG CCTGATATCGTAGCTCCAGGTCTGAATATATTGGGAGCATGGAGTGAAGCATCATCTCCTACCAAAGAAAACGACGACCATCGAAAGGTTAAGTTTAATATTCGTTCTGGGACTTCTATGGCTACCCCTCACGTGGCTGCTGTAACTAGCCTTCTCAAAGCAATACATCAGAGTTGGAGCAGTGCTGCTATAAAATCTGCTCTCATGACTACAG CCTCACAGAGAAATAACGAGGGTTCCATAATAATCGATTACGATGAATATCTTGCAAGTCCCTTTGCATATGGGTCTGGTCACCTCAGGCCAGAAAAGGCAGCAAATCCGGGATTAGTGTATGATATTTCCTATACAGACTACCTTATCTACCTTTGTAGTGGAGGATTGAAGAATATCGACGCATTAAAAAAATTCGACCAAAATTTTGATTGTCCAGATACACCAATCCCATTATACAATCTCAACTATCCGTTACTAGCACTTCCAAATATAAGTGAGACTATAATAGTTAAAAGGAATGTCACCAATGTTGGAAACCCTAATAGTGTCTATGTCTTTCATGTCAGTGGGCCATTAGGGTTCATGGTAACAGCCTCTCCCAAAAAATTGGAGTTTGATCATCTTGGACAAACGAAAAGTTTCGAAATTAAAGTGACTCCAATTGGCTATCTTACGAAGCATCGTAAGGGAGATTATTCATATGGGTGGTACACTTGGATTGATAGTTTTCATGACTATGAGGTGAGAAGTGTTATGGTAGTTTCTCCATCATAA
- the LOC120014082 gene encoding subtilisin-like protease SBT5.6 produces the protein MENVLLYDGGELDQRTVYIVYLGGHKGNKTLYEKEEMHLSYLSYVKEAATSEVKHSLIYSYKHSINGFAASLTRDEASKLSEMEDVISVDESNPDEYSLDTTRSWEFLGLGGLKDEMTHTWNQFSIGEEMLSKAEYGKNIIVGVMDTGDNIVLMLSFLISTFTCIWPESTVFRDEGIDLINPELWRGICQTADDFDDSHCNKKVIGARYYPKNYEKKFGSIDATENTKSPRDIDGHGTLTASIVTGQKFSGAEALGGFGNGTTSGGAPMAYLAIYKVCWVLPDKPKAAGSLCYPADILAAVDQAIADGVHILSISTGAQKPSSYDADSISIAAFHAMQNNIVVVSSAGNNGPNSKTVKNAAPWIFTVGASSIDRMFPGPLMFDNGSQIMGQSVTPYELENMHPLVRAMDVENSNVVADEKGHCLDGSLSPDKLKGKIVLCKSGKGRRTEKGVEVEKAGGAGFILQYSEEMGKEDFVVDAHLLPAIALSASDAMSVLEYMDSVEYPMATIKKASTVIHNRPAPSVCSFSSRGPNIIDPYILKPDIIAPGLNILGAWSEASSPTNEFDDDRRVKFNIRSGASVAVPHVAAVSTLLKAIHPTWSSAAIKSALMTTASQRNNMGSLITDYNGHLASPFAYGSGHLRPEKAADPGLVYDISYTDYLIYLCSGGLKNINKIKKFDVNFDCPDTLIPLYNLNYPQLALPDISETITVERTVTNVGNPNSVYVFHVSAPTGFRVTASTEILEFDHLRQKKSFVIEVTPIDTAGSLLKGDYSYGSYSWIDSSHDYEVRSVIAVSSA, from the exons ATGGAGAACGTATTGTTGTATGATGGTGGTGAGCTCGATCAGAGAACG GTATATATAGTATATCTGGGCGGACACAAAGGAAAtaagacgttgtacgaaaaagAAGAGATGCATCTTTCGTATCTTTCATATGTGAAAGAGGCGGCAACAAGTGAAGTTAAACATTCTCTCATATACAGCTACAAGCATAGCATCAATGGTTTTGCCGCATCTCTCACTCGAGATGAAGCTTCCAAACTTTCtg AAATGGAAGATGTGATATCTGTAGATGAAAGTAACCCAGATGAATACTCTTTAGATACTACAAGATCATGGGAATTTTTGGGATTAGGAGGACTAAAAGACGAGATGACACATACTTGGAATCAATTTAGTATCGGAGAAGAAATGCTCAGCAAAGCTGAATATGGAAAGAATATTATTGTTGGAGTCATGGATACTGGTGATAATATTGTTCTTATGCTATCATTTCTTATTTCTACTTTTACAT GTATATGGCCAGAATCAACGGTATTTAGAGACGAGGGGATAGACCTTATTAATCCAGAATTGTGGAGAGGAATCTGTCAAACTGCAGATGATTTTGACGACTCACATTGTAACAA GAAAGTCATTGGAGCTCGGTATTATCCTAAGAACTATGAGAAAAAATTTGGTTCAATAGATGCCACAGAGAACACTAAATCACCGCGTGATATAGATGGCCATGGAACTCTCACAGCCTCAATCGTGACAGGCCAAAAATTTTCAGGTGCAGAGGCCTTGGGAGGATTTGGGAACGGCACTACTTCTGGTGGAGCTCCAATGGCATACCTTGCAATATACAAAGTGTGTTGGGTTCTACCTGATAAACCAAAAGCTGCTGGTTCCTTGTGCTATCCAGCTGATATTCTAGCAGCTGTAGATCAAGCTATTGCAGATGGCGTCCACATTTTAAGCATTTCTACTGGGGCTCAAAAACCAAGTTCTTATGATGCTGACTCTATATCCATTGCTGCATTTCATGCCATGCAAAACAATATTGTGGTGGTATCTTCTGCAGGGAACAATGGCCCAAACTCGAAGACAGTGAAGAATGCAGCACCTTGGATTTTTACTGTGGGCGCTAGCAGCATAGATCGAATGTTTCCAGGGCCTCTAATGTTTGATAATGGATCGCAAATCATG GGGCAATCAGTGACACCTTATGAGCTAGAGAATATGCACCCATTAGTACGAGCGATGGATGTTGAAAATTCTAATGTTGTGGCTGATGAAAAAGG ACACTGCCTTGATGGCTCTCTTTCACCCGATAAACTTAAAGGAAAAATAGTTTTATGCAAAAGTGGAAAGGGACGAAGAACAGAAAAAGGTGTGGAGGTAGAAAAGGCCGGGGGTGCTGGTTTTATTCTTCAATATAGCGAAGAAATGGGCAAGGAAGATTTTGTAGTGGACGCCCATCTTCTTCCAGCGATTGCATTGAGCGCTTCTGATGCGATGTCTGTCTTGGAGTACATGGACTCTGTTGAGTATCCCATGGCTACTATTAAAAAAGCAAGCACGGTGATACACAACCGGCCAGCACCGTCAGTGTGTAGTTTTTCAAGTAGAGGTCCAAATATCATCGATCCTTACATTCTTAAG CCTGATATCATAGCTCCAGGTCTGAATATATTGGGAGCATGGAGTGAAGCATCATCTCCTACCAATGAATTCGACGACGATCGAAGGGTCAAGTTTAATATTCGTTCTGGGGCTTCTGTGGCTGTCCCTCACGTGGCTGCTGTAAGTACCCTTCTCAAAGCAATACATCCAACCTGGAGTAGTGCTGCTATAAAATCTGCTCTCATGACAACAG CCTCGCAGAGAAATAACATGGGTTCCCTAATAACCGATTACAATGGACATCTTGCGAGTCCCTTTGCATATGGGTCTGGTCACCTCAGGCCAGAAAAAGCAGCAGATCCGGGTTTAGTGTATGATATTTCTTATACAGATTACCTTATCTACCTGTGTAGTGGAGGACTGAAgaatatcaataaaataaaaaaattcgaCGTGAATTTTGATTGTCCAGATACACTAATACCATTATACAATCTCAACTATCCGCAACTAGCACTTCCAGATATAAGTGAAACTATAACAGTTGAGAGGACTGTCACCAATGTTGGAAACCCTAATAGCGTCTATGTGTTCCATGTTAGTGCGCCAACTGGGTTCAGGGTGACAGCCTCTACCGAAATTTTGGAGTTCGATCATCTTAGACAAAAGAAAAGTTTCGTAATTGAAGTGACTCCAATTGACACTGCTGGGAGTCTTCTTAAGGGAGATTATTCATACGGGTCGTACAGTTGGATTGATAGTTCTCATGACTATGAGGTGAGAAGTGTTATCGCAGTGTCTTCAGCATAA